The region GATTTAAGTGCTAACAGATTTTACGGCGAGCTTTCATGGAAATGGGAAGAATTTAGAAATTTGTCAACCTTGAACATCTCGAACAATAATATCACTGGCAATATACCAGTTGAACTCGGAAGTGTGTCTCAATTGCATTCTCTTGACCTCTCATCGAATCAACTTACGGGAGAAATTCCAAAAGAACTTCTCAAGTTAACTCTGTTCGAACTCTCTCTCAACGACAATGAGCTTTCGGGAAATATTTCTGAAGATATTGGAATGTTGTCCggtctttacaatcttaacttGGCAGCAAACAATCTAAGTGGAAGAATACCCATACAACTTGGAGATTGCTCAAAATTACTGTTCTTGAATCTTAGCAAGAACATGTTTTCACACAATATTCCTTCAGAATTTCGCAATTTACAGTCTCTTGAAAGTCTTGACCTCAGTTACAATTCCTTAACAAGCCAGATACCGCAACAGATCGGAGAGTTGCAAAGACTGGAGATACTTAATTTCTCCCACAATTTGCTGTCAGGTATTATTCCTACTAGTTTTGATTCTTTATTAAGCTTGACTGTGGTCGACATATCATACAATGAATTAAAAGGCCAAATTCCCAACATTAAAGCCTTTCAAGATGCACCATTCAACTCGCTTCGAAATAACACCAGCCTATGCGGTAATAACACGTTTCTAAAGGCATGTTCTGTTCCTGCAAACAACAAAAACAGCAGAAGGAAATATGGGAAAAGGGTTGTTCCCATTGTGATTCCTGTTTTATGCAGTCTGTTTCTAGTTTTTGTATTCGCCGGAGGTTTCTTAATCCTCAAGCAACGAACTAGTACCAGAGAGGCTAATTCAGGAGAAGATGAGGTAAGTTTCTTATCCTAAATTCATTTTATGTTTTCAATTCAAATACTAATTTTCTCTGTTTGATTTGCTTTTTCGTTGCGTCAGCAGGGCATCATGAAGATACTGAGTAATGATGAAGATCTGCAATATGAAAACATTGTACAAGCTACTGAGGATTTTGATCAAAAGTATTGCATTGGGGTAGGAGGGTATGGAACTGTTTACAAAGCTGTTCTGGCCACGGGCCGAGAGGTTGCTGTGAAGAAACTCCATCAATCACATAATAATCTAAAAGCATTCAGTAATGAGATTCGTGTGTTGATGAATATACGCCATCGGAACATTGTCAAGTTACATGGTTTCTGTTCGCATCCGAAACGCTCATTTCTGATTTACAAGTTGATAGAAAGAGGAAGTTTAAGAAATGTATTGAGCAATGAAGAAGAAGCAATAGAGTTTGATTGGAACAAGAGACTAAATGCGGTTAAAGGAATAGCTAACGCATTATGTTATATGCATAACGACTGTTCTCCTCCGGTTATTCATCGAGACATTTCGAGCAATAATGTTCTTTTGGATTCAGATTTCGAGGCCTATGTCTCTGATTTTGGAACAGCTAGGATCTTGATGCCTGATTCCTCTAATTGGACCTCATTTGCAGGCACGTTTGGGTATACTGCTCCAGGTAACATCACATTCATGTAAACGTGAAAGTTCAGTTgctaaaatataacaaatgaaGCGATGACAATCATTCTCTAAAAGCCTATATAATTCAGCAACCGAATAAAATTCTAACCCACATTTTCTTGTAGAGTTAGCATACACGATGGTAGTCAACGAAAAGTGCGACGTCTACAGTTTTGGAGTAGTAACACTCGAAATAATAATGGGAAAGCATCCGGGTGATCTCATCTCATCTCTTTCGTTGCGGTCACCTTCTTCAACTTCATCGTCTTCATCGATTGTTCATGATTCACTATTGAAGGATGTAATCGACCAACGCTTACAAATTCCTCAAAATAAATCAGCTCTAGGTATTGCAAATACCGCACAAGTTGCACTTGCATGCTTGTGCTCCAATTCTGAATTCCGACCAACAATGAGGCAAGTTTGTAATAAGTTGGCTACACGGCATCTATTGACAAAACCATTGTCCGAAACAAAATTTGGAGACTTGTTTGGTACATAAAATTGCCGATGACTAAGCCtttgttggaatatgcctaaaattctaattcctatttgtattaggactctattaatgaagtgtttgggagaaggataactttgttatcattggctaactaggaagtataaatccaattaggattaatattcctaatgaCATATAGATTATTTACTCACTATATATAgcctaccttattcaccttttagaagacaccaaaaaccgaacacacaatgtagtcattgatgtgaataaggggaaaaggggGTGTATGTGATGtaaggaatataagttaattcttaccctttcGGGTTGcttcttgtagagagagaaacactttgtgggtttttcttctaagggcatatttactagagatgttctatatttggtgattctccaccaattttgtactccttttgataattagtggatggctcgaatctttcgcccgtggatgtacgctttaaagcagaaccacgtaaatctcttgtgttatttattattttgctatattgttatttgttgatcaaattcattattaaatacctaccaatggtttcgattccgctgcgcataccaatccggtcaagaaccggtcacgacaattggtaccaaagattcaacaatcggtatcaatgttacaacagcCTTAAATAAAAACTGTTAAGAGTATGTACaactttgtgttttttttatatctatatctatagtGTATTATAAAAGTTGAACTCCAAATAAACATTTCTATAAGTGGATTGATCACGGATTGTCAAGAGgcaatttattttctattcttTCTATCTTACATTACAAAAAAGATTACTCCTTCCGTCTcatttttaaaagagaaaattaggaaaaacactctattttttaaaataatagtaaattatacctcaataaaaaaaacatagaaaaaatacctcacctttttagcatttttatatttttactctaagtctttttttattataataatacttatttcttattaattttttactctaagcattttatttttactctcaCATGTATTTCTCCCTTTTTTTTCCagattttcttttctctcttctctttctctctttttttctctttttctttctctgtctctctctttctttttcttctcctcCATTTTTTCcacttctttttcttcatttatttttttcttctttatcacGTCGTTGCTCCTCCTTCGCCGATCCGCCATTACTTTGCCGTTGTCCCGCCTTCGTTTCGTCTTCACTCTGccgttttttcatattttagcaattttttttaactcgttgtgattattacgatttattttaactctcagatTTAAAATAActgttcttaattttttttagtttaagatctgaaaatctgcattaaaaacaattttatgatgaaaaaaatgattttctgctgaaaaaacgatttttttgcagaaaacagcgcctgattatcatattgttatcactatgacgttatcatatcattatcataacactgcagagaaaaacaattttctattaagaaaaatgcttgattatcatttcggtatcattaacgttagcataattgtatcataacgttatcatatcaatatcataatattacgcggttataataataatatgataaggatatgatatagttatgataaagtacgtcatgataatgttatgataatagtttttgatattgttatgataaagtatattgtgataatgttatgataatagtatgataagtttatgataaaaagttacgatatagttatgataaagtacgtcatgataatattataataatattttatgataatattatgataaagtatattatgataatgttatgataatttttataagaataggttatgataatagtatgataaagttaacgataatagtatgataatgtacgaaaaataattttttacagaaaaattatgatacctAGATGATAATATAACTGCTGcgtttataataatattatgaaaaaattatttttttttaatatgatgtTACTCCACAActacaaattaaattatattattttttatgaaaatattatgatCATACTATcataaagatataatattattttgaaaagtcaaagagaaagaaaaaaaaagaaatcaaatgCATGTAACAAAAAAAAGGTGTCAGGTGTGTGGCTTGAGCACGtggagagagaaagaaagagagagTTGGTGAGAGTTGTCAGTGTGTGTCATATATATGgagtaaaatcacaaaattttgTTACACGGAGAGTAGaaatattaaattcataaatGTGTGAGGTATTTTCATTAAGTTTTTCGTGTTGAGGTAAAATTcactaatatttatttattttaggtaaatctATAAATCTCCCTTTTTAAAAGTCTCATTTGATTCTGTATAAAGATTACTGAAGCATTTAGTATAATATTatcctttttctattttatcttattaatgACAGTGGAATcttctataaaatttatttaactttAGAAAAAGGACAAATTACaaagaaaatttaatataaattattttaaaaataaaaaatgaaacctAAAATGACATATACAAACTATAGTGAGTTCTAAATTAGCATTTTGACAAGTGGATCATATAccgtaaaaaaaacaaatagtatGTAGGAGCTTCGGGCACTTTTATACATTTTCATAGTGTGCATAGGCAAAAGAATTTTAGGTATTTATATCTATGaccaaattgataaatataccataaaaaaaatatgacaaTCTGATATGTCTGTTTTGTAATTTGTGATAAATATATTCAATTCTCGTTTTTAATCTATTtgtaaactttatttttatagtatatgatttgattttgatCATAGAAATGATCATTTTATACCATTAATCCTTTATTTCAATTTAGAATTGATTATATGGGTTTAATATGAGAATTATATGTGTCCGGAAATAAGTTTAAGATGATGATTGAACATATTTATTGCAAATTACAAAATTGACGGATTAGACTATCACgatacatttattattttagttaatggtgtataaatataaaagacaaaatgaatatATCTAACCTCAACTTTAGTGTTTTTGCGAGATATATCACGATCTTTAAATATTGTTAGTTTGATCTATCATCTTTCCGATGTTATTTTGCCCAATATATTAATGACTCGTTTTAAGCTAATGTGGTACAATGTTGTTCGTTTGCatgtacaaaatttattttaagtgaCGTATACAACTTCTAGTCATGTCGACTCCAAATGAATCGTGagtatatttggcaaaaattaattaaaagatggTTGTTGTGGCCTGTTGTGACCGGATTGGTATAAACaacggaatcgaaaccatttgTTGGttattcaattattattttaaaagatgatTCAAAGGATGTAGTCGGGATTTGAACTCGTAATCGTGGTGCTCAGATAGCTGAGCTAGACCACTAAATCAAACTTGTACGAGGTTTTAGTAAACTtgtactccctctgtcccaatagagttccactttgagaattttttttgttccaaaacttttgtccacttttaaaaagtgactaatttttacactcaatttttctatattatccctatttaaaatccactaatgaaagTAAATTGTAAATGGACCCTATATAAAATAGGGATATgataagaaaagtaaggaaaattttataaaagtcataaacaataattgattttcttaaactgtgtgataaaggcaaagtggacaactctattggaacggagggagtattatgtAAGTCTCCAGTAATAATATCGAACAGTTTAATATATTTGAACACACAAGGCAAGGCTAAAACCAAGAGATTGTGCTTGATCCCCTGTTTTTTTATGTCCAGAACAGTGTGTATAGCCGATTGAAGAGAGATGGCAAAACCCATGCGGAGGCTCCTGTACTATACCGGTTTTATTCGAGAGGTCCCTATCTCAAAATTTATCACGTCTGGATCCCTATACTTGTCATAATTCTTATTTTAAGGTCCTTCAATGGACGGAATTCGGCAAATGTCTTACACTTTCC is a window of Mercurialis annua linkage group LG2, ddMerAnnu1.2, whole genome shotgun sequence DNA encoding:
- the LOC126667998 gene encoding MDIS1-interacting receptor like kinase 2-like isoform X1: MSFFLEKSLLLFCLVICFHNFPFASSATSLPAIEEALLNWKATLDNLSQSFLLSWDTSNNLCNSWVGIYCQVSGRVTNISLSGSGLKGTLQNLNFSSFSDLNDLDLSNNSFHGSIPSDIGKLSKLDNLELFLNSFSGLIPQEIGTLRALTYLDLSNNQLSGAIPTSLGNLSKLSILYLHGNQLSSLPQELGKLSSITLLALSHNNFNGPIPDVIGNLTTLSMLYLNNNEFNGSMPSAFGKLSSLTYLDLAFNNLFGSISPFIGNLTMVSTMFLQDNQLSGSIPVEIGSMASLTGLEMSNNHLSGQIPASIGKLKNILYLFLSNNQLSGTLPPEMNNLTFLHQLQIYSNRLTGQLPDNVCLGGKLQYFAVLDNYFTGLIPRSLRNCSSLVRVSLKGNQLTGNISQDFGIYPHMYYLDLSANRFYGELSWKWEEFRNLSTLNISNNNITGNIPVELGSVSQLHSLDLSSNQLTGEIPKELLKLTLFELSLNDNELSGNISEDIGMLSGLYNLNLAANNLSGRIPIQLGDCSKLLFLNLSKNMFSHNIPSEFRNLQSLESLDLSYNSLTSQIPQQIGELQRLEILNFSHNLLSGIIPTSFDSLLSLTVVDISYNELKGQIPNIKAFQDAPFNSLRNNTSLCGNNTFLKACSVPANNKNSRRKYGKRVVPIVIPVLCSLFLVFVFAGGFLILKQRTSTREANSGEDEQGIMKILSNDEDLQYENIVQATEDFDQKYCIGVGGYGTVYKAVLATGREVAVKKLHQSHNNLKAFSNEIRVLMNIRHRNIVKLHGFCSHPKRSFLIYKLIERGSLRNVLSNEEEAIEFDWNKRLNAVKGIANALCYMHNDCSPPVIHRDISSNNVLLDSDFEAYVSDFGTARILMPDSSNWTSFAGTFGYTAPELAYTMVVNEKCDVYSFGVVTLEIIMGKHPGDLISSLSLRSPSSTSSSSSIVHDSLLKDVIDQRLQIPQNKSALGIANTAQVALACLCSNSEFRPTMRQVCNKLATRHLLTKPLSETKFGDLFGT
- the LOC126667998 gene encoding MDIS1-interacting receptor like kinase 2-like isoform X2, which encodes MSFFLEKSLLLFCLVICFHNFPFASSATSLPAIEEALLNWKATLDNLSQSFLLSWDTSNNLCNSWVGIYCQVSGRVTNISLSGSGLKGTLQNLNFSSFSDLNDLDLSNNSFHGSIPSDIGKLSKLDNLELFLNSFSGLIPQEIGTLRALTYLDLSNNQLSGAIPTSLGNLSKLSILYLHGNQLSSLPQELGKLSSITLLALSHNNFNGPIPDVIGNLTTLSMLYLNNNEFNGSMPSAFGKLSSLTYLDLAFNNLFGSISPFIGNLTMVSTMFLQDNQLSGSIPVEIGSMASLTGLEMSNNHLSGQIPASIGKLKNILYLFLSNNQLSGTLPPEMNNLTFLHQLQIYSNRLTGQLPDNVCLGGKLQYFAVLDNYFTGLIPRSLRNCSSLVRVSLKGNQLTGNISQDFGIYPHMYYLDLSANRFYGELSWKWEEFRNLSTLNISNNNITGNIPVELGSVSQLHSLDLSSNQLTGEIPKELLKLTLFELSLNDNELSGNISEDIGMLSGLYNLNLAANNLSGRIPIQLGDCSKLLFLNLSKNMFSHNIPSEFRNLQSLESLDLSYNSLTSQIPQQIGELQRLEILNFSHNLLSGIIPTSFDSLLSLTVVDISYNELKGQIPNIKAFQDAPFNSLRNNTSLCGNNTFLKACSVPANNKNSRRKYGKRVVPIVIPVLCSLFLVFVFAGGFLILKQRTSTREANSGEDEGIMKILSNDEDLQYENIVQATEDFDQKYCIGVGGYGTVYKAVLATGREVAVKKLHQSHNNLKAFSNEIRVLMNIRHRNIVKLHGFCSHPKRSFLIYKLIERGSLRNVLSNEEEAIEFDWNKRLNAVKGIANALCYMHNDCSPPVIHRDISSNNVLLDSDFEAYVSDFGTARILMPDSSNWTSFAGTFGYTAPELAYTMVVNEKCDVYSFGVVTLEIIMGKHPGDLISSLSLRSPSSTSSSSSIVHDSLLKDVIDQRLQIPQNKSALGIANTAQVALACLCSNSEFRPTMRQVCNKLATRHLLTKPLSETKFGDLFGT